From the Triticum urartu cultivar G1812 unplaced genomic scaffold, Tu2.1 TuUngrouped_contig_4321, whole genome shotgun sequence genome, one window contains:
- the LOC125527658 gene encoding protein Rf1, mitochondrial-like: MSRLQVRSLSSSFSSRAYELLNELDGRLGSGTVSPEPARELFDEMLRQPVPVSVRALNGLFAALSRAPPSTIYTNAPALAIDLFNRMAQAGRRQVTAPDIYTYNILIDCCHRACRPDLGPAFFGRLLKTGITKDVVTYSSLFKCLCDMKRTEEALNVLLHKMPDDLPDAISYSVILKSFCDSGRSQLALDLLRMMTEKGSGHSPSVVSYSMVIDGFFKEGEISKACDLFHDMIQHGVVPTVVTYNSIIDARCKARAMDKAEVVLRSMVHNGVQPDAVTYNCLIQGYSTLGQLKEVARLLKVMRSQGVLPDVVTYNSLMTCLCKNGRFKEAVEIFYSMAVNGQKPDVISYSVLLHGYAKEGSLVDMIDLCERMARDGVVPNLHCFNILISAYAKYGRMDVAMLFFEDMLKKGLNPNEFIYLTVISAFCKMGRMDDALEKFNEMIDRGVPLDIKIYMCMIEGYLNHGDSVKAEEFITKMKSRDIRHRPRKGNC, encoded by the coding sequence ATGTCACGCCTCCAGGTCCGCTCTCTCTCCAGCTCCTTCTCCTCACGCGCCTACGAGCTGCTGAACGAACTCGACGGCCGTCTGGGCTCCGGGACGGTCAGCCCAGAGCCCGCGCGCGAACTGTTCGACGAAATGCTGCGCCAACCAGTCCCAGTATCAGTACGTGCACTCAACGGCTTATTTGCTGCCCTTTCGCGTGCGCCGCCCTCCACCATCTACACCAATGCCCCTGCCCTCGCCATTGATCTCTTCAACCGCATGGCCCAAGCAGGCCGTCGCCAGGTGACAGCACCTGACATTTACACCTACAACATACTAATTGACTGCTGCCACCGAGCATGCCGCCCGGATCTTGGGCCTGCCTTCTTCGGCCGCCTCCTCAAGACAGGCATCACGAAGGACGTCGTTACCTACAGCAGCTTATTCAAGTGCCTCTGCGACATGAAGCGCACAGAGGAGGCTCTGAACGTGCTGCTCCATAAGATGCCCGACGACCTGCCTGATGCCATCTCCTACTCAGTGATTCTCAAGAGCTTCTGCGACAGTGGTAGGAGCCAGCTCGCGCTTGACCTGCTCCGGATGATGACCGAAAAAGGATCTGGCCACTCCCCCAGCGTGGTGTCATACAGCATGGTAATTGATGGTTTCTTCAAGGAGGGTGAAATAAGCAAAGCATGCGATCTATTCCATGACATGATACAACATGGGGTTGTGCCTACTGTGGTGACATATAACTCCATTATTGATGCGCGGTGCAAAGCAAGAGCAATGGACAAGGCAGAGGTGGTTCTTCGATCAATGGTTCATAATGGTGTCCAACCAGATGCTGTGACATATAATTGCTTGATCCAAGGATATTCAACTTTGGGCCAGTTGAAAGAAGTCGCTAGGTTGTTGAAAGTGATGAGAAGCCAAGGTGTTCTACCAGATGTTGTTACCTACAACTCACTCATGACCTGCCTTTGCAAGAATGGAAGATTCAAGGAAGCTGTAGAAATTTTTTATTCCATGGCCGTGAACGGCCAAAAACCTGATGTCATCTCATACTCTGTTTTGCTCCATGGGTACGCTAAAGAAGGATCCCTCGTTGATATGATTGATCTCTGTGAGCGGATGGCAAGAGATGGAGTTGTACCCAACCTCCATTGTTTCAACATACTGATTAGTGCATATGCTAAGTATGGAAGGATGGATGTGGCTATGCTTTTCTTCGAAGACATGTTGAAGAAGGGGTTGAACCCTAATGAATTCATTTATTTAACTGTCATATCTGCATTTTGCAAGATGGGCAGGATGGATGATGCTCTGGAAAAATTCAATGAGATGATTGATAGAGGAGTACCACTTGACATAAAAATTTACATGTGCATGATTGAGGGTTATTTGAATCATGGTGATTCTGTGAAAGCCGAGGAATTTATTACCAAAATGAAGAGCAGGGATATTCGTCATAGGCCGCGGAAGGGTAATTGTTGA